In Girardinichthys multiradiatus isolate DD_20200921_A chromosome 18, DD_fGirMul_XY1, whole genome shotgun sequence, a single window of DNA contains:
- the trim59 gene encoding tripartite motif-containing protein 59 yields MMDSLEEDLTCSVCYSLFSDPRVLPCSHTFCKNCLDNLLQVSSNYSIWRPLRLPIKCPNCRSVVELPPTGVDALPSNVSLRAIVDKYQRDSEPRAPSCQEHRRQPLNMYCIQDRQLICGLCLTVGQHQGHPIDDLQAAFIREKQTPALLLARLSEQRWAQVCELGEQLEQEKARCESLLRQDRQEVNQFFVSLEEVLARKKQGYLEALSEVAAEVSQAYDPLIDRVKELQEEQLDLVSLGSSVEEEDSPLVYLEKVHQFRDRVEKFIQTPLPSVINLSVTPRAASYLQQNWSAVTISSLERAPVPKLCCCASSTETEAEVAQPIRAAWDRWRRMQPTASVVLLGLLLLAALWVNPVGRASLGFSLLSRLSQLVQALNSNTLISVWDMLAAKCEAVGAAVREWSPQLSVFRDRVFQQVAALFKTLTSR; encoded by the exons ATGATGGACAGCCTGGAGGAGGACCTGACCTGCTCGGTGTGTTACTCGCTGTTCTCCGACCCGCGGGTTCTGCCGTGTTCCCACACCTTCTGCAAGAACTGCCTGGACAACCTCCTCCAGGTCTCCAGCAACTACTCCATCTGGCGTCCGCTGCGCCTGCCCATAAAATGTCCCAACTGTCGCAGCGTGGTGGAGCTGCCTCCGACAGGCGTGGACGCTCTCCCTTCCAACGTGTCTCTGCGAGCCATCGTTGACAAA TACCAGAGGGACAGCGAGCCTCGAGCGCCGTCCTGTCAGGAGCACCGCAGGCAGCCTCTGAACATGTACTGCATCCAGGACCGGCAACTGATCTGTGGTCTGTGCCTGACTGTCGGCCAGCACCAGGGCCATCCCATAGATGACCTGCAGGCAGCTTtcattagagaaaaacaaactccGGCGCTGCTGCTCGCCAGACTCTCAGAGCAGAGATGGGCTCAG GTGTGTGAGCTGGGGGAGCAGCTGGAGCAGGAGAAGGCCCGCTGCGAGTCTCTGCTGAGGCAGGACAGACAGGAGGTCAATCAGTTCTTCGTCTCGTTAGAGGAGGTGCTGGCCAGGAAGAAGCAGGGCTACCTGGAAGCTTTGAGTGAAGTTGCTGCAGAGGTGTCGCAGGCCTACGACCCCCTCATCGACAGAGTCAAGGAGCTGCAG GAGGAACAGTTGGACCTGGTGTCTTTGGGATCGTCTGTGGAGGAGGAAGACTCCCCCCTCGTCTATTTGGAGAAGGTTCATCAGTTCAGAGACCGGGTGGAGAAGTTCATCCAAACCCCCCTGCCCTCCGTGATCAACCTCTCAGTGACGCCACGCGCAGCATCGTACCTGCAGCAGAACTGGTCCGCTGTGACCATCAGCAGCCTGGAGCGGGCGCCTGTTCCCAAGCTGTGCTGCTGTGCCAGCAGTACGGAGACTGAAGCAGAAGTAGCCCAGCCCATCAGAGCGGCCTGGGACAGGTGGCGTCGGATGCAACCCACTGCTTCTGTGGTGCTGCTGGGCCTGCTGCTGCTGGCAGCCCTGTGGGTGAACCCCGTCGGACGGGCGTCGCTCGGGTTCTCGCTCCTGTCCCGCCTCAGTCAGTTGGTCCAGGCTCTGAATAGTAACACCCTTATATCTGTCTGGGATATGCTGGCGGCGAAGTGCGAAGCGGTTGGGGCTGCTGTGCGGGAATGGAGTCCACAGCTGTCTGTGTTCAGAGACAGAGTCTTTCAGCAGGTGGCGGCTTTATTTAAAACTCTGACATCTCGCTGA